From a region of the Chitinophaga caseinilytica genome:
- a CDS encoding ABC transporter permease, with protein MLRNHLKIAWRNLWNNKVFGVINITGLTIGMTACMFILLWVANEYSFNRYHEKLPNIYQVYEHQYYSHGDMLTTTATPGPLLNKLKTEVPGVRTAASVSWNVEKLISVGDNNLKFAGHNVDNEFFSIFSFPFQEGNPARALTQPGSVVLTDKTAEALFGGEKALGKIVRLDNAKDYTVTGVVKAPPENSSLKFAFLLPMQELKAENPWLEGWGSNAPRTYVLLDEKADINKVNASAKDIIKRNAEGSSTEIFLYPYSDIYLKGSFKDGKLLPGRMEYVRLFIIVAVFVLLIACINFMNLSTARAVQRSKEVGVRKSIGAGRFSLVSQFLGESFALVMIASVLSVLLVWLLMPAFESMVNTTIGVPLFTWYNMLAIFALGLFTGFAAGSYPAFYLSSLNPVSTLKGGMLRLKSSAVWLRKGLVVFQFAISTVLIVAAALVFLQIQFIKNRNLGLNKDQVVYFTREGGLAENLETFRRALEGKPGIMASTVANQLPIDVGNSGQGVSWPGKSATETVLFDKITVGDGFGETMQLEMLEGRTFSADHPTDKDAVVINETAAKLMKLQKPWVGRVITVDDRQTPIIGVVRDFASSHLSKKSAPMILESFNEPGGKVMVRIKPGQADEALASIESVYKEFNPEYPLELKFMDVFFEKMYKSEAVIGRLSTVFTILAIMIACLGLFGLAAFTAQQRTKEIGIRKVLGATVGQILVLLSKDFLRLVLVAVAIALPLAAYFMQGWLEQFSMHIELSWWIFAGTALLSLALAMMTVSYQSVRTARMNPVKSLRAE; from the coding sequence ATGCTTAGAAACCATCTCAAGATCGCCTGGAGAAACCTTTGGAACAACAAGGTATTCGGCGTCATCAACATCACCGGTCTCACCATCGGGATGACGGCCTGCATGTTCATTCTGCTCTGGGTGGCCAACGAATACAGCTTTAACCGCTATCACGAAAAGCTGCCAAATATTTACCAGGTGTACGAGCATCAGTATTATTCGCATGGCGATATGCTCACCACCACGGCAACGCCCGGTCCGCTGCTGAACAAGCTCAAGACCGAAGTGCCGGGTGTCCGCACCGCCGCTTCCGTGAGCTGGAACGTCGAAAAACTGATATCGGTGGGGGACAATAACCTGAAGTTCGCCGGCCACAACGTAGACAACGAATTCTTCTCGATATTTTCCTTCCCTTTCCAGGAAGGCAATCCCGCCCGTGCGCTCACACAACCGGGCAGCGTGGTGCTGACGGATAAAACGGCCGAAGCCCTTTTCGGTGGCGAAAAAGCACTCGGCAAAATCGTTCGCCTTGATAACGCTAAAGACTATACGGTGACAGGCGTGGTGAAAGCCCCGCCGGAGAACAGTTCCCTCAAATTCGCGTTCCTGCTGCCCATGCAGGAGCTGAAAGCGGAAAATCCCTGGCTCGAAGGCTGGGGCTCCAACGCGCCGCGGACGTACGTGCTGCTCGACGAAAAGGCCGACATCAACAAGGTGAACGCCAGCGCGAAAGACATCATCAAACGCAATGCGGAAGGGTCTTCCACCGAGATTTTCCTCTATCCCTATTCCGATATTTACCTGAAAGGCTCGTTCAAAGACGGGAAACTGTTGCCAGGCCGGATGGAATATGTGCGGTTGTTCATCATCGTAGCGGTGTTCGTACTGCTGATCGCATGCATCAACTTCATGAACCTGTCTACGGCGCGGGCGGTACAACGCAGTAAGGAAGTGGGCGTTCGCAAAAGCATCGGGGCAGGGCGGTTCTCGCTCGTGTCGCAGTTTTTGGGCGAATCGTTCGCTTTGGTGATGATCGCTTCGGTATTGTCTGTGTTGCTGGTGTGGCTGTTGATGCCCGCATTCGAATCGATGGTGAATACCACGATCGGCGTGCCGCTGTTCACCTGGTACAATATGCTGGCGATCTTTGCGCTGGGGCTTTTCACCGGTTTTGCGGCGGGCAGTTATCCTGCATTTTACCTGTCGTCCCTCAACCCGGTTTCCACGCTCAAGGGCGGGATGCTGCGGTTGAAATCTTCTGCGGTTTGGCTGCGGAAGGGCCTGGTCGTTTTCCAGTTCGCGATTTCCACCGTGCTCATCGTGGCGGCGGCGCTCGTGTTCCTGCAGATTCAATTCATCAAAAACCGGAACCTGGGCTTGAACAAAGACCAGGTCGTTTACTTCACCCGCGAAGGCGGATTGGCCGAAAACCTGGAAACGTTCCGCCGTGCGCTGGAAGGCAAGCCCGGTATCATGGCATCCACGGTTGCCAACCAGTTGCCCATCGATGTGGGGAACAGCGGGCAGGGCGTGTCGTGGCCCGGGAAATCCGCCACGGAAACAGTGTTGTTCGATAAAATTACGGTGGGAGACGGCTTCGGGGAAACCATGCAGCTCGAAATGCTGGAGGGGCGCACCTTCTCGGCAGATCATCCTACGGATAAAGACGCCGTCGTCATCAATGAAACCGCCGCCAAGCTCATGAAGCTGCAAAAGCCCTGGGTAGGCCGCGTTATTACGGTCGACGACCGGCAAACGCCCATCATCGGCGTGGTGCGCGATTTCGCGAGCTCGCACCTGTCAAAGAAATCGGCACCCATGATCCTGGAATCCTTCAATGAACCGGGTGGCAAAGTGATGGTGCGCATCAAGCCCGGCCAGGCAGACGAAGCGCTGGCCAGTATCGAATCCGTCTACAAGGAATTCAACCCGGAATACCCGCTGGAACTGAAGTTCATGGACGTTTTCTTCGAGAAAATGTACAAAAGCGAAGCGGTGATCGGCCGGCTGTCGACCGTGTTTACCATCCTCGCCATCATGATCGCATGCCTCGGCCTCTTCGGGCTGGCGGCTTTCACGGCGCAGCAGCGGACCAAAGAGATCGGGATCCGGAAAGTGCTCGGCGCTACCGTGGGCCAGATACTCGTACTGCTCAGCAAAGACTTCTTGCGGCTGGTACTCGTGGCCGTTGCCATCGCATTGCCGCTGGCCGCTTATTTCATGCAGGGCTGGCTGGAACAGTTCTCCATGCACATCGAACTGAGCTGGTGGATTTTCGCGGGAACGGCGCTGCTGTCGCTCGCCCTGGCCATGATGACCGTGAGCTACCAGTCGGTACGCACCGCACGGATGAACCCGGTCAAATCGCTCCGGGCAGAATAA
- a CDS encoding ABC transporter permease: MIRRIQIACRTLFNRPLYALLNIGGLAIGLAVSALLFLWVQDEYGYDGFHQHADQIYKVNTWFESGGKKEYWESTQGSVGPHALESVPGVEEAVRVLNGEREFRYDVGGKTIFERENFYVDPSFFKMFDFPIVKGSVFRDLQSVVITESAAEAFFGKEEAVGKTLLVDKNKQFTVAGVIRDLPANSNIKGRIFYPMGIRKAEYSSKYWKGFDDDWGNFYIFTYLRLKPGIDVKQVNAGIDRNWKTANPGPEGFNFGYLLMPLQQQHLYRPDGQPGQVKIVKSVAMVGIVILLIACINYVNLATARAHQRTAEISVRKMIGASKAQLFRQVFGESAIVFGTALLVALLLIWVMTPFYGQVTGKELSLSLQGAALAKSLGVSMLAMIALSAIYPALKLAALEPLRNLRSKSGKSGGWLRKGLVVTQFAVSIVLIGSTFVISKQLQYMQTEWPGYDRENVFVAEAGKMSEHKEAVTQQLLNSPGVKAVAFAGTNITYIDNSTGDLDWEGKSAGQNTNVRYLFVNEQFIPALRLEMKEGRNFRAGKADSAGFVLNEEAVRVLGLKNPVGMRFKMWETQGQVIGVVKDFHFGSFREKIMPLAMYYSSAGANLFVRTDGRNAEALAAVEGIWKQYNPDYAFHSSFLADTNGNLYLNEKRTSALFSSFAVVAIFLSCLGLFGLATFAIGQRTKEIGIRKVLGASIPGILRLLTKDFLKPVLVAIAVATPIGLYAMNEWLGNFAYGIGLPWWIFLAAGGMAVAVALITIGAQSLKAALANPVQTLKTD; encoded by the coding sequence ATGATCCGCCGTATTCAAATCGCCTGCAGAACTTTGTTCAACCGCCCGCTTTACGCGCTGCTAAACATCGGTGGCCTCGCCATCGGCCTGGCCGTGAGCGCACTGCTGTTCCTTTGGGTGCAGGACGAATATGGCTATGATGGGTTCCATCAGCATGCAGACCAGATCTACAAGGTAAACACCTGGTTCGAGTCTGGCGGGAAGAAGGAATATTGGGAATCGACACAGGGCTCTGTGGGCCCGCATGCCCTGGAATCCGTTCCGGGCGTGGAAGAAGCGGTGCGTGTGCTGAACGGCGAAAGGGAATTCAGGTACGACGTCGGCGGGAAAACGATTTTCGAACGGGAGAATTTCTATGTGGATCCCTCGTTCTTCAAGATGTTCGATTTCCCCATCGTGAAAGGAAGCGTTTTTCGCGATTTGCAATCCGTTGTCATCACGGAATCTGCTGCCGAAGCGTTTTTCGGGAAAGAGGAAGCCGTCGGGAAAACGCTCCTGGTCGATAAAAACAAGCAATTTACCGTTGCCGGCGTAATCCGCGATCTGCCGGCCAACAGCAATATCAAGGGCCGCATCTTTTACCCGATGGGCATCCGCAAAGCGGAATATTCTTCGAAATATTGGAAAGGGTTCGACGACGACTGGGGCAATTTTTACATATTCACTTACCTGCGCCTGAAACCGGGGATAGATGTGAAGCAGGTGAACGCGGGCATAGACCGCAACTGGAAAACGGCGAATCCCGGGCCGGAAGGCTTCAACTTCGGCTATCTCCTCATGCCCCTGCAACAGCAGCATCTTTACCGGCCAGACGGGCAGCCGGGGCAGGTGAAGATCGTGAAGAGCGTGGCGATGGTAGGGATCGTGATTTTGCTGATCGCCTGCATCAACTATGTGAACCTCGCCACGGCAAGGGCCCATCAGCGGACGGCCGAAATCAGCGTCCGCAAGATGATCGGGGCCAGCAAAGCGCAACTCTTCCGCCAGGTGTTCGGCGAATCGGCGATCGTGTTCGGGACCGCACTGCTGGTAGCATTGCTCCTGATCTGGGTGATGACGCCGTTTTACGGGCAGGTGACGGGAAAGGAATTATCGCTGTCGTTGCAGGGCGCGGCACTGGCAAAGAGCCTGGGCGTTTCGATGCTGGCCATGATCGCATTGTCTGCCATTTACCCCGCGCTGAAACTCGCTGCGCTGGAGCCTTTGCGCAATCTGCGCAGCAAATCGGGCAAGAGCGGGGGATGGTTGCGGAAAGGATTGGTGGTGACGCAGTTTGCCGTGTCGATCGTACTGATCGGCAGCACCTTCGTCATCAGCAAACAACTGCAATACATGCAAACCGAATGGCCGGGATATGACCGGGAAAACGTGTTCGTGGCCGAAGCCGGCAAAATGAGCGAGCACAAGGAAGCCGTAACGCAGCAGCTGCTGAACAGCCCCGGCGTCAAAGCCGTCGCTTTCGCCGGAACGAACATCACTTACATCGACAATTCTACCGGTGACCTCGATTGGGAAGGCAAATCCGCCGGACAAAATACCAATGTCAGATATCTGTTCGTCAATGAACAATTCATTCCCGCTTTGCGGCTGGAAATGAAGGAAGGGCGGAACTTCCGCGCCGGAAAGGCAGACAGCGCCGGGTTTGTCCTCAACGAAGAAGCGGTGCGCGTACTCGGGCTGAAAAACCCCGTGGGCATGCGGTTCAAGATGTGGGAAACCCAGGGGCAGGTGATCGGCGTGGTGAAGGATTTTCATTTCGGTTCGTTCCGGGAAAAAATCATGCCGTTGGCGATGTATTACAGTTCCGCCGGTGCGAACCTCTTCGTCCGCACAGACGGTCGGAATGCCGAAGCGCTGGCCGCGGTGGAAGGGATATGGAAGCAATATAATCCTGATTACGCGTTTCACTCGTCGTTCCTGGCAGACACCAACGGGAATCTGTACCTCAACGAAAAACGGACTTCCGCACTGTTCAGTTCTTTTGCCGTGGTGGCGATATTCCTGTCGTGCCTCGGGCTGTTCGGTCTGGCCACGTTCGCCATCGGCCAGCGGACGAAGGAGATCGGGATCCGCAAGGTGCTGGGCGCCTCCATCCCCGGGATCCTCCGCCTGCTCACGAAAGATTTTCTCAAGCCCGTGCTGGTGGCCATTGCCGTGGCAACGCCCATCGGCCTGTACGCCATGAACGAATGGCTGGGCAACTTCGCCTACGGGATCGGGTTGCCCTGGTGGATATTTCTCGCCGCGGGCGGCATGGCGGTGGCCGTAGCCCTTATCACCATCGGCGCACAATCGCTGAAAGCCGCGCTGGCGAACCCTGTTCAAACATTAAAAACGGATTGA
- a CDS encoding ABC transporter ATP-binding protein, whose translation MIRTVNLQKLFTTEEVETTALNGINMEIQDGEFVAIMGPSGCGKSTLLNIIGLLDNPSHGEYHFWGQEVARMSERQRAQLRKGAIGFVFQSFNLIDELTVFENVELPLLYLKVPASERKARVEEVLERMNIMHRRNHFPQQLSGGQQQRVAIARAVVAKPKLILADEPTGNLDSTNGEEVMKLLQELNDAGTTLIMVTHSPYDAGFAHRIVNLFDGKVVTENIKEQFHV comes from the coding sequence ATGATCAGAACAGTCAACCTGCAGAAATTATTCACCACCGAAGAAGTGGAAACCACCGCGCTCAACGGCATCAATATGGAAATCCAGGACGGAGAATTCGTGGCCATCATGGGCCCTTCCGGCTGCGGGAAATCCACGCTCCTCAATATCATCGGCCTGCTCGACAACCCTTCCCACGGCGAATACCATTTCTGGGGGCAGGAGGTTGCGCGCATGAGCGAACGCCAGCGCGCTCAACTCCGCAAAGGCGCCATCGGGTTCGTGTTCCAGAGCTTTAACCTCATCGACGAACTGACTGTTTTTGAAAACGTGGAACTGCCGCTGCTGTACCTCAAAGTGCCCGCCAGCGAAAGAAAGGCGCGGGTGGAAGAAGTGCTCGAGCGCATGAACATCATGCATCGCCGCAACCACTTCCCGCAACAGCTTTCCGGCGGCCAGCAACAACGTGTGGCCATCGCCCGCGCGGTTGTGGCAAAACCGAAGCTCATCCTCGCGGATGAACCAACGGGTAACCTCGATTCCACCAACGGCGAAGAAGTGATGAAACTCCTCCAGGAACTCAACGATGCCGGCACCACGCTCATCATGGTGACGCACTCGCCGTACGACGCCGGTTTCGCGCATCGCATCGTGAACCTGTTCGACGGTAAGGTAGTGACCGAAAACATCAAGGAACAATTCCACGTATAA
- a CDS encoding efflux RND transporter periplasmic adaptor subunit yields the protein MDRQIKKKYWTKQRLFLYGGGGAVVLLLLWGFIFADKRSKLNVEKEKITISKVTQGTFDEYISVTAVVHPLKTIRLDAIEGGYVARKFLEGGSLVKAGDSILRLENQRLMMEFVNRETEMYRLINELQNTRLRLKQDRFALEKTLSDLDYQVDQAKDLFDRNHKLFKDKVVAEQEYLKTKREYERLSRQRQIEVQSQEYQLDNAKTQIVQLEGTIARTQRNLSLMKDNLANLVVRAPVDGQLSSINVEVGTSIQAGQNIGQIDDMDGFKMRAEVDEHYINRIMTGLKANFDFNGKANEMVISKIYPEVRNGRFEVDMNFVQAAPEGIRRGQSSPIRLELGKSSEALLLPAGGFFSDTGGSWVYVVENGGKRAVKRKISLGRKNPVYFEVLDGLRPGEQVITSSYENFGNKEVLEF from the coding sequence ATGGACAGACAGATCAAAAAGAAATATTGGACCAAACAGCGTCTATTTCTGTACGGCGGCGGCGGAGCGGTGGTGCTCCTGTTGCTTTGGGGCTTCATCTTCGCCGACAAGCGCAGCAAGCTCAACGTCGAAAAGGAAAAAATCACCATTTCCAAGGTTACCCAGGGAACCTTCGACGAGTACATATCCGTAACGGCGGTGGTGCACCCCCTCAAAACCATCCGGCTGGATGCCATTGAGGGCGGGTACGTTGCCCGCAAGTTCCTCGAAGGCGGCAGCCTCGTAAAGGCCGGCGACTCCATCCTCCGGCTGGAAAACCAGCGGCTCATGATGGAATTCGTGAACCGGGAAACGGAAATGTACCGGCTCATCAACGAGCTCCAGAACACAAGGCTCCGGCTCAAACAGGACCGCTTCGCCCTGGAAAAGACCCTCAGCGACCTCGATTACCAGGTAGACCAGGCCAAAGACCTGTTCGATAGGAATCACAAACTCTTCAAAGACAAAGTGGTAGCCGAGCAGGAATACCTCAAAACCAAACGCGAATACGAACGCCTGAGCCGCCAGCGCCAGATCGAAGTGCAGTCGCAGGAATACCAGCTCGATAACGCCAAAACCCAGATCGTTCAGCTCGAAGGCACCATCGCCCGCACCCAGCGCAACCTTTCGCTTATGAAGGACAACCTGGCCAACCTCGTGGTGCGCGCGCCGGTAGACGGGCAGCTTTCTTCCATCAACGTGGAAGTGGGCACCAGCATCCAGGCGGGCCAGAACATCGGGCAGATCGACGATATGGACGGTTTCAAGATGCGCGCGGAAGTGGACGAGCATTACATCAACCGCATCATGACCGGGCTGAAAGCCAATTTCGATTTCAACGGGAAAGCCAATGAAATGGTGATCTCCAAAATATATCCCGAAGTACGGAACGGCAGGTTTGAAGTAGACATGAACTTCGTACAGGCCGCTCCGGAAGGAATCCGCCGCGGGCAATCCTCTCCTATCCGCCTAGAACTGGGGAAATCCTCCGAAGCCTTACTTTTGCCTGCGGGCGGATTCTTCTCGGACACCGGCGGCTCCTGGGTGTATGTCGTGGAAAACGGCGGCAAGCGCGCCGTGAAACGCAAAATCTCCCTGGGCCGCAAAAACCCGGTGTATTTCGAAGTGCTCGACGGCCTGCGGCCCGGAGAACAAGTCATTACATCCTCTTACGAAAACTTCGGGAACAAGGAAGTCCTGGAATTCTGA
- a CDS encoding sigma-54 dependent transcriptional regulator — protein sequence MSIQQGKILIVDDDVDVLRAARLLLKRHFAQVDFEKNPQKIPYLVSNFEYDVILLDMNFTRDLSSGKEGFEWLDKILDINPKATVVLFTAYGDVEMAVRAIKAGAADFVLKPWENDKLLAAMQTAVATNQAKQEKKAGGATLHTGNVLIGDSPAMQEVLETVGRVAGTDANILILGENGTGKDLLARHIHALSMRKEKPIVPVDLGAISETLFESELFGHVKGAFTDARDDRAGRFEEAAGGTIFLDEIGNISVPFQAKLLTVLQNRLVTRVGSNKQIPIDVRLISATNKNIQQLAASGQFRQDLLYRINTIEVHLPPLRERREDIVPLAEYFLGMYRKKYNRPVAFLHETLITQLENYEWPGNIRELQHAIERAVILCQGKTLMPKDVFVKSTASSEKLDTGFNLEDMERNMIAQALKQCNGNITDAARELGLSRAALYRRMEKYNL from the coding sequence ATGAGCATCCAGCAAGGTAAAATTTTGATCGTGGACGACGACGTGGACGTGCTCCGCGCCGCCAGGCTTCTCCTTAAAAGACATTTCGCACAGGTCGATTTCGAAAAAAACCCGCAAAAGATCCCCTATCTCGTTTCCAATTTCGAATACGACGTCATCCTGCTGGACATGAACTTTACCCGCGACCTTTCCAGCGGAAAGGAAGGGTTCGAATGGCTCGATAAAATCCTCGATATCAATCCCAAAGCCACCGTGGTCCTCTTCACCGCCTATGGCGACGTGGAAATGGCCGTTCGCGCCATTAAGGCCGGCGCGGCCGACTTCGTGCTGAAGCCCTGGGAAAACGATAAGCTCCTCGCCGCCATGCAAACCGCCGTAGCCACCAACCAGGCCAAGCAGGAAAAGAAGGCCGGCGGGGCCACCCTGCATACCGGGAATGTGCTCATCGGCGACAGTCCGGCCATGCAGGAAGTCCTCGAAACCGTGGGCCGCGTGGCGGGAACGGACGCCAACATCCTCATCCTCGGTGAGAACGGGACGGGGAAAGACTTGCTGGCCCGGCACATCCACGCCCTCAGCATGCGGAAAGAAAAGCCCATCGTGCCCGTAGACCTCGGCGCCATCAGCGAAACCCTCTTCGAAAGCGAACTGTTCGGCCACGTCAAAGGCGCCTTCACCGACGCGCGCGACGACCGCGCCGGCCGTTTCGAAGAAGCCGCCGGCGGCACCATTTTCCTCGATGAGATCGGCAACATTTCCGTTCCCTTCCAGGCGAAACTGCTGACCGTGCTGCAAAACCGGCTGGTGACGCGCGTGGGCTCCAACAAACAGATACCCATCGACGTAAGGCTGATTTCCGCTACCAACAAAAACATCCAGCAGCTGGCCGCTTCCGGTCAGTTCCGGCAGGATTTGCTATACCGCATCAATACCATCGAAGTGCACCTGCCGCCCCTGCGCGAGCGGCGGGAAGACATCGTGCCCCTGGCCGAATATTTCCTCGGTATGTACCGCAAGAAATACAACCGGCCGGTGGCGTTCCTCCACGAAACCCTCATCACCCAGCTCGAAAATTACGAGTGGCCGGGCAACATCCGCGAATTGCAACATGCCATCGAGCGGGCGGTGATTTTGTGCCAGGGCAAAACCCTCATGCCCAAAGATGTGTTCGTGAAATCGACCGCGTCTTCCGAGAAACTGGATACTGGTTTCAACCTGGAAGATATGGAACGGAACATGATCGCACAGGCGTTGAAACAATGTAACGGAAATATTACCGATGCCGCTCGGGAACTGGGTTTGAGCCGTGCAGCACTGTATCGCCGGATGGAAAAATACAATCTCTGA
- a CDS encoding sensor histidine kinase, with protein MNRFSVNILLRLVVLILTVAAGFAVWQAGYPLLIWLVVPFLIAQVVSLYHYLNRVNRKLTLFLEAIRYEDFSIRFSADNKLGKSFSALNHQFNEVLEAFRQTRAEREANLKYIDTIIQHISIGIFSFDADGKIELINPAAFRLLGIYRLRYIDELKNVHPDLAQLLLALPAGQKTLYATQNGQQLSIHAASVRLQGRLVKLISLQNIHAELQQKELEAWQNLTKILRHEIMNSVTPIVSLIGTMQDIVQYDLAATDEQNDAVGDLREALETIESRSKGIMNFVNAYRDYTTLPKPQFTTLNLKQLINSVSNLLLADMKAKGIRYRAHVSPDNIEIHADETQLQMVLINLIKNAMDALDQTEEPLITVKGSFNGQQVIIEITDNGPGIDPDAQEKIFIPFFTTKKTGSGIGLSLSQQIIQMHGGQLKLSSIPEKGTTFYVLLTN; from the coding sequence ATGAACCGTTTCAGCGTCAATATCCTGCTGCGCCTCGTGGTGCTGATCCTGACCGTGGCGGCGGGCTTTGCGGTTTGGCAGGCCGGTTACCCGCTGCTGATCTGGCTCGTGGTACCATTCCTCATCGCGCAGGTGGTATCGCTTTACCATTATCTGAACCGCGTGAACCGGAAACTCACCCTGTTCCTGGAAGCCATCCGGTACGAGGACTTTTCCATCCGCTTCAGCGCAGACAATAAGCTGGGCAAGAGCTTCAGCGCCCTCAACCACCAGTTCAACGAAGTGCTCGAAGCCTTCCGGCAAACGCGCGCGGAAAGGGAAGCCAATCTCAAGTATATCGATACCATCATCCAGCATATCAGCATCGGCATTTTTTCTTTCGATGCCGATGGAAAGATCGAACTGATCAACCCCGCGGCTTTCCGGCTGCTGGGCATTTACCGGCTGCGGTATATCGATGAACTGAAGAACGTCCACCCCGATCTCGCACAATTGCTGCTGGCATTGCCCGCCGGCCAGAAAACGCTGTACGCCACGCAAAACGGCCAGCAGCTTTCGATCCACGCGGCGAGCGTGCGGCTGCAGGGGCGCCTCGTGAAGCTGATCTCCCTCCAGAACATCCATGCCGAGCTGCAGCAGAAAGAGCTGGAAGCCTGGCAAAACCTCACGAAGATCCTGCGCCACGAGATCATGAACTCCGTGACGCCCATCGTGAGCCTCATCGGCACCATGCAGGATATCGTGCAGTACGACCTGGCGGCTACCGACGAGCAGAACGATGCCGTGGGCGACCTCCGCGAAGCCCTCGAAACTATCGAAAGCCGCAGCAAAGGCATCATGAACTTCGTGAACGCCTACCGCGATTACACGACGCTGCCCAAGCCGCAGTTCACCACCCTCAACCTGAAACAACTCATCAACTCCGTCAGCAACCTCCTGCTGGCCGATATGAAAGCCAAAGGCATCCGGTACCGGGCGCATGTGTCGCCCGACAATATCGAGATCCACGCCGATGAAACGCAGCTGCAGATGGTGCTCATCAACCTCATCAAAAACGCCATGGACGCGCTGGACCAGACCGAGGAGCCGCTGATCACCGTAAAAGGCTCGTTTAACGGGCAACAGGTGATCATCGAGATCACCGACAACGGCCCAGGCATCGACCCGGACGCGCAGGAAAAGATCTTCATCCCCTTCTTCACCACTAAAAAAACCGGCTCCGGGATCGGGCTGAGCCTCAGCCAGCAGATCATCCAGATGCACGGCGGACAATTAAAACTGAGCAGCATCCCCGAAAAGGGTACCACTTTTTATGTATTGCTCACCAATTAA
- a CDS encoding lysoplasmalogenase, which translates to MKPAYWITVYFLALLADIGMIVFDVPQARFITKPLLMILLGVYGWVLAGKLQYSSRNFIFAAVIFSWSGDVFLLFPQYFLPGLVSFLTAHLMYIGFFGWSKPRPKMGIVEKMAMVAVLGYAVIVLSMLYPKAGEMKIPVVFYTIVITSMLILAVRAFGFGAPWYGVRCILGAFFFVVSDTVLAFQLFYADFPFSGVVVMATYGVAQWLIVSGSLYYLRNRI; encoded by the coding sequence ATGAAACCTGCCTATTGGATAACAGTATATTTCCTCGCGTTGCTCGCGGATATCGGGATGATCGTTTTCGACGTTCCGCAGGCCCGCTTTATCACCAAGCCCCTGCTGATGATCCTGCTGGGGGTGTACGGATGGGTGCTGGCGGGGAAGCTGCAATATTCTTCCCGGAATTTCATTTTCGCCGCGGTGATCTTTTCCTGGTCGGGCGATGTGTTTTTACTGTTCCCGCAATATTTCCTGCCCGGGCTGGTCAGCTTTCTCACGGCGCATTTGATGTACATCGGGTTCTTCGGCTGGTCGAAACCCCGGCCGAAAATGGGGATCGTGGAGAAAATGGCCATGGTAGCGGTGTTGGGATATGCGGTCATCGTGCTGTCCATGCTGTACCCGAAAGCGGGCGAGATGAAGATACCCGTTGTGTTTTACACCATCGTCATCACGTCGATGCTGATATTGGCGGTCCGCGCGTTCGGGTTCGGAGCGCCCTGGTACGGGGTGCGCTGCATCCTGGGGGCTTTCTTTTTCGTGGTGTCTGACACGGTGCTGGCGTTCCAGCTTTTTTATGCGGATTTCCCTTTCAGCGGCGTCGTCGTTATGGCAACGTACGGAGTGGCGCAGTGGCTCATCGTGTCGGGGAGTTTATACTATTTGAGAAACAGGATTTAA